One region of Manis pentadactyla isolate mManPen7 chromosome 9, mManPen7.hap1, whole genome shotgun sequence genomic DNA includes:
- the GAL3ST3 gene encoding galactose-3-O-sulfotransferase 3, translating to MPPILQRLQQATKMMSRRKILLLVLGCSTLSLLIHQGAQLSWYPKLFPLSCPPLRDSPPRPKHMTVAFLKTHKTAGTTVQNILFRFAERHNLTVALPHPSCEHQFCYPRNFSAHFVHPATRPPHVLASHLRFDRAELERLMPPSTVYVTILREPAAMFESLFSYYNQYCPAFRRVPNASLEAFLRAPEAYYRAGEHFAMFAHNTLAYDLGGDNERSPHDDAAYLAGLIRQVEEVFSLVMIAEYFDESLVLLRRLLAWDLDDMLYAKLNARAASSRLAAIPVALARAARTWNALDAGLYDHFNATFWRRVARAGRACVEREARQLREARERLLRRCFGEDPVLRPAAQIRTKQLQPWQPSRKVDIMGYDLPSGGVGPATEACLKLAMPEVQYSNYLLRKQKRRGGARARPEPVLDNPPPRPIRALPRNAQGH from the exons ATGCCACCCATTCTCCAGCGCCTGCAGCAGGCCACCAAGATGATGAGCCGCAGGAAAATCCTGCTGCTGGTGCTAGGGTGCAGCACCTTAAGCCTCCTCATCCACCAGGGGGCACAGCTCAGCTG GTACCCCAAACTGTTCCCTCTGAGCTGCCCGCCTCTGCGGGACTCACCGCCACGCCCTAAGCACATGACAGTGGCCTTCCTGAAGACGCACAAGACCGCGGGTACTACAGTGCAGAACATCCTGTTCCGCTTTGCCGAGCGCCACAACCTAACGGTGGCTCTGCCTCATCCAAGCTGCGAGCACCAGTTCTGTTACCCGCGTAACTTCTCGGCGCACTTCGTGCACCCGGCCACGCGGCCGCCTCACGTGCTGGCCAGCCACCTGCGCTTCGACCGCGCGGAGCTCGAGCGCCTCATGCCGCCCAGCACCGTCTACGTCACCATCCTGCGCGAGCCGGCCGCCATGTTCGAGTCGCTCTTTAGCTACTACAACCAGTACTGCCCGGCATTTCGGCGCGTGCCCAACGCGTCGCTCGAGGCCTTCCTGCGCGCGCCCGAGGCCTACTACCGCGCGGGCGAGCACTTCGCCATGTTCGCGCATAACACGCTGGCCTACGACCTGGGCGGTGACAACGAACGCAGCCCGCACGATGACGCTGCCTACCTGGCGGGCCTCATCCGCCAGGTGGAGGAAGTGTTCTCGCTCGTCATGATCGCTGAGTACTTCGACGAGTCACTTGTGCTGCTGCGGCGCCTGTTGGCCTGGGACCTGGACGACATGCTGTACGCTAAACTCAACGCGCGCGCCGCCAGCTCGCGCCTGGCCGCCATCCCCGTGGCGCTCGCGCGGGCTGCGCGCACCTGGAACGCGCTTGACGCGGGCCTCTACGACCACTTCAACGCCACCTTCTGGCGCCGCGTGGCGCGCGCTGGCCGCGCCTGCGTAGAGCGCGAGGCCCGCCAGCTGCGCGAAGCCCGCGAGCGCCTGCTGCGGCGCTGCTTCGGCGAGGATCCGGTGCTTCGGCCTGCCGCGCAGATCCGCACCAAGCAGTTGCAGCCGTGGCAGCCCAGCCGCAAAGTGGACATCATGGGCTACGACCTGCCCAGCGGCGGCGTCGGCCCGGCCACCGAGGCCTGCCTCAAGCTGGCCATGCCGGAGGTGCAGTACTCAAACTATCTGCTGCGCAAGCAGAAGCGCCGGGGTGGTGCGCGGGCCCGGCCCGAGCCGGTCCTGGACAATCCCCCACCTCGGCCCATTCGAGCGCTGCCCCGCAACGCCCAGGGCCACTGA